Proteins encoded within one genomic window of Argiope bruennichi chromosome 7, qqArgBrue1.1, whole genome shotgun sequence:
- the LOC129975297 gene encoding uncharacterized protein LOC129975297, translating to MLEDSFELLVSADSASGVSFCGNLDEADDVVVNEDEVLKERKKTLVSTPTACLSAHAIENVNTEEPDWYYSYFSQYEKIVRMIGWILRFFRNCKKPKELRKGDILDAEDFEEAEKIVIKIIQSEAFINEKNEKLKTLRVYKDEDGIIRLRTKIEYREDSHSFRRPVVLPSQHHVVKLLIVFFHNRHGHVGTQMLLNLLREHFWILNGRKTVRSIISKCVICKRHSGKNLDAEPAPITKDRIRDTAVFEIVGVDLAGPLYLKDEKKTWVCLFTCAVYRAVHLELLSGISTDTFLLALRRFVARRGRCSVIYCDNGTNFIGASNLLRSLDWNRIVENGAIHRIKWKFNPPTAFWWGGWWERSIRVMKNVLKRVLGHAFLSYEEMITVLCDCESIINSRPLTYISERDTDFVPLSPSLFLQDIREVGVPDCDAADHKSLNKRIKYRLALQKDLRKRFRSEYLGSLIQRPKLQNKSIISVGDVVLVGNDNQKRINWPLGRVTEIIPGKEGITRLVILKTARGEILRPIQRLFPLEITYDVAKDVRAKVQQEQVTPKVQQEQAAHEVSQTRVLDPEGPISETVKTRSGRIVHGPKRLDL from the exons ATGCTTGAAGATAGTTTCGAGTTACTTGTAAGCGCTGACTCAGCATCAGGGGTTAGTTTTTGCGGCAACCTCGACGAGGCAGAcg ATGTAGTAGTCAATGAAGATGAAGTGCTGAAGGAACGAAAGAAAACTCTTGTGTCTACCCCGACTGCCTGTTTGAGTGCTCACGCCATCGAAAACGTGAACACGGAAGAACCTGATTGGTACTATAGTTACTTTTCCCAATATGAGAAAATTGTGCGTATGATCGGCTGGATATTGAGGTTTTTTAGAAACTGTAAAAAACCAAAAGAATTGAGAAAAGGGGATATTCTGGATGCAGAGGACTTTGAAGAAGCGgagaaaatagtaataaagatCATTCAAAGTGAAGCATTCATTAACGAGAAAAACgagaaattgaaaactttaagaGTTTACAAAGATGAGGATGGCATCATCAGATTGAGAACAAAAATTGAGTATCGCGAAGACAGCCATTCTTTTCGAAGACCTGTAGTCCTTCCTTCTCAACACCATGTTGTGaaacttttaatagttttttttcacaATAGACATGGACATGTGGGAACTCAAATGCTACTTAACCTGCTGAGAGAACATTTTTGGATCTTAAATGGCCGAAAAACAGTGCGATCGATCATCTCAAAATGTGTTATCTGCAAGAGGCATTCTGGAAAAAATTTAGATGCAGAGCCAGCCCCAATTACCAAAGATCGAATCAGAGACACTGCTGTATTCGAAATTGTAGGAGTGGACTTAGCTGGCCCATTGTACTTGAAAGATGAGAAAAAGACTTGGGTTTGTCTTTTCACATGCGCGGTGTACAGAGCTGTACATCTTGAGCTTCTATCAGGCATTTCCACTGACACATTTTTGTTGGCCCTGCGCAGATTTGTGGCAAGAAGAGGTAGATGTTCAGTTATCTACTGTGACAATGGAACAAACTTTATTGGTGCTAGTAATTTGCTCCGTTCTTTAGACTGGAACCGGATCGTTGAGAACGGAGCAATACATCgcattaaatggaaatttaaccCCCCTACTGCATTCTGGTGGGGAGGTTGGTGGGAGAGGTCGATTCGAGTTATGAAAAATGTACTAAAGAGGGTGTTAGGTCATGCCTTTTTGTCATATGAGGAAATGATCACGGTTCTCTGCGACTGTGAATCGATAATCAACTCGAGACCTCTCACCTATATTTCAGAAAGAGATACAGATTTTGTTCCACTGTCACCATCATTATTCCTACAAGACATTAGAGAAGTTGGAGTGCCCGACTGTGATGCAGCAGATCACAAAAGcctaaataaaaggataaaatatcgTCTTGCTTTGCAAAAGGACCTTAGGAAAAGATTCAGGTCTGAGTATTTAGGTTCGTTGATTCAAAGGCCAAAGCTTCAAAATAAGTCGATTATTTCGGTTGGTGATGTTGTTCTTGTAGGAAACGATAATCAGAAGCGTATCAACTGGCCCTTGGGACGTGTGACAGAAATCATCCCCGGAAAAGAGGGAATTACCAGACTCGTGATACTTAAAACAGCCCGTGGAGAAATATTAAGACCGATTCAACGACTGTTTCCATTGGAGATAACTTATGATGTGGCTAAGGATGTCAGAGCTAAAGTGCAACAAGAGCAAGTTACTCCTAAAGTGCAACAAGAGCAAGCTGCTCATGAAGTGTCGCAGACACGAGTATTAGATCCTGAAGGTCCCATTTCAGAAACTGTCAAAACTCGATCTGGAAGAATCGTACATGGACCAAAAAGACTCGATTTGTGA
- the LOC129975321 gene encoding gastrula zinc finger protein XlCGF7.1-like: protein MCTKVFSTQEYIIPQVSTHIKEKPFVCNVCDKIFSLKGSLKTHLRTHMKASPYICGVCSNAFSHERNLKVHLRTHTTDNPYACNVCDKVFSHKGNLKTHLRTHTKEKPYVCVCNKAFSLLGTLKSHLRTHTKEKPYVCEICSKAFSELGVLKNHLRTHTKEKPYVCEVCNKAFSRRGNLKVHLLTHIKEKPYICELCNKAFSLRGHLKRHMRTHTKEKPYVCEVCSKAFSQLGNLKTHLRTHTKEKPYICETCSKAFSEPGNLKKHLRTHTKEKRHL, encoded by the coding sequence ATGTGTACTAAAGTCTTTTCTACGCAGGAATATATAATACCACAAGTCTCGACGCATATTAAAGAGAAACCATTTGTTTGTAATGTgtgcgataaaatattttctctcaaagGAAGTTTAAAGACACATTTAAGGACGCATATGAAAGCGAGTCCGTATATTTGTGGGGTTTGCAGTAATGCGTTTTctcatgaaagaaatttaaaggtacatttaaggacgcataccacagataatccgtatgcttgtAATGTGTGCGATAAAGTATTTTCTCacaaaggaaatttaaagacacatttaaggacgcatacgaaagagaaaccgtatgtttgtgttTGTAATAAAGCGTTTTCTTTACTGGGAactttaaaaagtcatttaaggacgcatacgaaagagaaaccgtatgtttgtgagatttgcagtaAAGCGTTTTCTGAACTAGGagttttaaagaatcatttaagGACGCATACCAAAGAGAAGCCGTATGTTTGTGAGGtttgcaataaagcgttttctcgACGAGGAAATTTGAAGGTACATTTACTGACGCATATAaaagagaaaccatatatttgtgagTTATGTAATAAAGCGTTTTCTCTACGAGGACATTTAAAGAGACATATgaggacgcatacgaaagagaaaccgtatgtttgtgaggtttgcagtaaagcgttttctcaactaggaaatttaaaaacacatttaaggACGCACACGAAAGAGAAACCCTATATTTGTGAGACTTGCAGTAAAGCCTTTTCTGAGCcaggaaatttaaagaaacatttaaggaCGCATACAAAAGAGAAGCGGCACCTTtga
- the LOC129975295 gene encoding uncharacterized protein LOC129975295, which produces MIQHDEALANLSKCSNVFLQTLTILVRGETTKRKARAIIDSGSQRSYILKATAEERNNKAKRREYLQHSLFGGSNTSTCQHDVYMIYLSSVSEEYSCHFEVLGQEVICDSILSRKRGSHFKELRDYNIHLAEDLDGPIEILIGADVAGKLITGNHLQMKNGITAIETKLGWTVIGRANSENTSLLITSMLTTSACITDLWTLDSLGITDPSEKKTAVELQEAARQHFLDTVKIENNRYIVSLPWSEDHLPLPDNFELSEKRLHKVVKRLKTEGLFEAYGAVFKEWLEEDIIEEVTKDEVNISAHYLPHRPVLKENSTTKIRPVFDASARQKGAPCLNDCLETGVNLIELIPNILYRFRLEKIGVIADIRKAFLQVCLSPSDKDFLRFLWIGEDGKLKYFRHCRVIFGVSCSPFLLGIVIMHHLQEVLNHQDKKYPERMVKLLMQSFYVDNCVTSVPNEKELELFIEVATNVMAERSFQLRGWESTCLKDRSAPVTNVLGLQWDKGLDTLGINKNSLKELCVENVTKKTILSASHRIFDPIGATSPVALFPKLLLQKTWERKLNWEEEVDSNTREEFLKWMRDIFHLEKVQIPRHLKTGDANEKCSLHFFSDASMYAYAAVAFLRVETSEYVKVQLLSAKARVSPTGKKKTTIARLELLAATITARLASSITKEIPHEKIYLWSDSTTVIGEVR; this is translated from the coding sequence ATGATACAACACGACGAAGCTCTGGCCAACTTGTCTAAATGTTCCAATGTTTTCCTACAAACTTTAACCATTCTTGTGAGAGGAGAAACCACTAAACGTAAAGCTCGAGCCATCATTGATTCTGGATCTCAGCGGTCGTATATTCTGAAAGCAACAGCTGAAGAAAGGAATAACAAGGCCAAAAGGAGAGAGTATTTACAACACTCACTGTTCGGTGGTTCCAATACCTCAACCTGCCAACATGAtgtatatatgatatatttgtcAAGCGTTTCCGAGGAGTATAGCTGCCATTTTGAAGTGCTCGGACAGGAAGTGATTTGTGACTCAATATTGTCTAGAAAACGAGGGTCACATTTTAAAGAACTTAGAGATTACAACATTCATTTGGCAGAAGATTTGGATGGTCCGATTGAAATTCTCATAGGAGCTGATGTTGCAGGAAAGCTGATTACCGGAAACCATCTCCAAATGAAAAATGGAATCACTGCCATTGAAACAAAGCTAGGTTGGACGGTTATAGGACGTGCCAATAGTGAGAATACAAGCTTATTAATCACTTCAATGCTCACGACAAGTGCTTGCATAACAGATTTGTGGACTCTTGACTCTCTTGGTATCACAGACCCATCTGAAAAGAAGACGGCGGTTGAATTACAAGAAGCAGCGAGGCAGCATTTCTTAGACACAGTTAAAATAGAGAACAATAGGTATATTGTGAGTTTACCTTGGAGTGAAGATCATCTTCCACTTCCTGACAATTTTGAACTTTCTGAGAAGAGATTACACAAAGTTGTAAAGAGACTTAAAACCGAAGGACTGTTCGAAGCCTATGGAGCAGTATTTAAAGAGTGGTTGGAAGAAGATATCATAGAAGAAGTGACTAAAGACGAGGTTAATATCTCTGCACATTATTTACCACACCGTCCTGTTTTGAAGGAGAATAGTACCACCAAAATCAGACCTGTATTCGATGCTTCCGCCAGACAGAAAGGTGCCCCTTGCCTCAATGACTGTTTAGAAACTGGAgttaatttgattgaattgatACCAAATATCTTATATCGTTTTCGGTTGGAAAAAATTGGAGTTATTGCTGATATTCGCAAGGCCTTTTTGCAAGTTTGTCTGTCACCTTCAGATAAAGATTTTTTGCGTTTTCTGTGGATTGGAGAAGATGGTAAATTGAAGTACTTTAGACATTGTCGTGTAATTTTTGGTGTGTCATGCAGTCCCTTTTTGCTTGGAATTGTTATTATGCACCACTTGCAAGAGGTCTTAAACCATCAAGATAAGAAATATCCAGAGAGGATGGTAAAATTGTTAATGCAGAGTTTTTATGTGGATAATTGTGTGACAAGTGTGCCAAACGAGAAAGAGCTTGAACTCTTCATTGAGGTTGCGACCAATGTCATGGCTGAGAGAAGTTTTCAACTAAGAGGCTGGGAAAGCACATGTTTAAAGGATAGAAGCGCTCCTGTCACGAATGTTTTAGGATTACAGTGGGACAAAGGTCTGGATACTTTGGGTATAAATAAGAACAGCCTGAAGGAACTTTGTGTAGAGAATGTGACGAAGAAAACTATTCTTTCCGCATCTCATCGTATCTTCGATCCTATTGGTGCAACTTCTCCTGTTGCATTGTTTCCAAAACTTCTGCTACAGAAAACTTGGGAGCGAAAATTGAATTGGGAGGAAGAAGTGGACTCCAATACTAGAGAAGAGTTTCTGAAGTGGATGAGAGACATATTTCATCTCGAAAAGGTGCAAATTCCTCGACATTTAAAAACTGGTGATGCGAATGAGAAATGTTCCTTGCATTTTTTCAGTGATGCGAGCATGTATGCTTATGCAGCAGTAGCTTTTCTTCGAGTTGAGACGAGTGAGTATGTCAAAGTTCAGTTGTTAAGTGCTAAAGCCAGAGTTTCCCCAACGGGAAAGAAGAAGACCACTATTGCAAGACTAGAGTTATTGGCGGCTACAATCACTGCACGCCTTGCCTCATCTATCACAAAAGAGATCCCACATGAAAAAATCTATTTGTGGTCCGATTCAACGACAGTGattggagaggttcgataa